A stretch of the Deinococcus sp. YIM 134068 genome encodes the following:
- the yqeK gene encoding bis(5'-nucleosyl)-tetraphosphatase (symmetrical) YqeK, with product MIAQLLELRHPLAELVGWDDRVRLMVRPRRYEHVLRVAELACRIARANGLDEARAYAAGLLHDIARDLPDVELLRLAPPECAIDAAHPLALHGRAARVLLERWGYRDPVVLEAVEDHTTGPRGGNPVADCVYIADVSEPGRGVNDDLRELALHDLPTALSGAIVSKVTYLQGRGITVHPRTLRAYHALPCVRQALAEGEGPLPTRPDPAQTFERPPRRRRPSRPHA from the coding sequence ATGATCGCCCAACTGTTGGAGCTGAGACACCCGCTGGCCGAACTCGTCGGTTGGGACGACCGGGTGCGGCTGATGGTCCGCCCGCGCCGCTATGAGCATGTGCTGCGGGTGGCCGAACTCGCCTGCCGGATCGCCCGCGCGAACGGGCTGGACGAGGCGCGGGCCTACGCGGCGGGGCTGCTGCACGACATCGCCCGCGACCTGCCCGACGTCGAACTCCTGCGCCTCGCGCCGCCCGAGTGCGCCATCGACGCCGCGCATCCGCTCGCCCTGCACGGGCGGGCCGCCCGCGTGTTGCTCGAACGCTGGGGCTACCGCGACCCGGTGGTGCTGGAGGCGGTGGAGGACCACACGACCGGCCCGCGCGGGGGCAATCCGGTCGCCGACTGCGTGTACATCGCCGACGTGTCCGAGCCGGGGCGTGGCGTGAACGACGACCTGCGCGAACTCGCCCTGCACGACCTGCCCACGGCGCTGAGCGGGGCCATCGTCTCGAAGGTGACGTACCTGCAAGGGCGCGGGATCACGGTGCATCCGCGCACCCTGCGGGCCTACCACGCGCTGCCCTGCGTGCGGCAGGCGCTCGCGGAGGGGGAGGGGCCGCTGCCCACCCGGCCCGACCCGGCGCAGACGTTCGAGCGGCCCCCGCGTCGACGCCGCCCTTCCCGCCCGCACGCATGA
- a CDS encoding LCP family protein — protein MTYPASRRSLARLRALQVAGLSLSALSLGGFAVLSAPGSAPMSVSVPQGGVPRFTLLLAGRDIVYCAYRTPCRDQEQRTGLFQPPNTDTLMLVRVDAGRVSVLSIPRDTNVGEFDPQGSIAAQKVNSQYWSGGPEALTRAVETITGERVDGYVVVRTDYVARVIDALGGLDVTVPEGGIEWIDQAAGVDLRLPAGNHHLAGEQAVLFLRVRKGFGDDYGRIDHQKQALTQLAGRLRSPRGVAALPTIVGGIGDGVETNADPGLLPSLLPHLPGLRLTFATLPTRPIEGTFNLAADREALARLWGQGAEVTSTGVGAVPDVSVRVVDASGANLGPGLERALRTLGYAQVTVETAPPSGEASQTFTGTSVEAANELAGALGLARLQGERFPVSANEVGILLGADARTSLAALADLSGSRGAGLTLSRTPNTETP, from the coding sequence ATGACCTATCCCGCGTCCCGGCGCTCCCTCGCCCGGCTGCGCGCCCTGCAAGTCGCGGGGCTGAGCCTCTCCGCGCTGTCGCTGGGAGGCTTCGCGGTGCTGAGTGCGCCCGGCTCCGCCCCCATGAGTGTGTCGGTGCCGCAGGGAGGCGTGCCGCGTTTCACGTTGCTGCTCGCCGGGCGGGACATCGTGTACTGCGCCTACCGCACCCCCTGCCGGGACCAGGAGCAGCGCACGGGCCTCTTCCAGCCGCCGAACACCGACACGCTGATGCTCGTGCGGGTGGACGCCGGGCGCGTGAGCGTGCTGAGCATCCCGCGCGACACGAACGTGGGGGAGTTCGACCCGCAGGGGTCCATCGCCGCCCAGAAGGTGAACAGCCAGTACTGGTCGGGTGGCCCGGAGGCCCTCACCCGCGCGGTGGAGACGATCACCGGGGAGCGGGTGGACGGCTACGTCGTCGTCCGCACCGACTACGTGGCGCGGGTGATCGACGCGCTGGGCGGGCTGGACGTGACGGTCCCGGAGGGCGGCATCGAGTGGATCGACCAGGCGGCGGGCGTGGACCTGCGGCTCCCGGCGGGGAACCACCACCTCGCCGGGGAGCAGGCCGTGCTGTTCCTGCGGGTCCGCAAGGGCTTCGGGGACGACTACGGGCGCATCGACCACCAGAAGCAGGCGCTGACCCAGCTCGCCGGGCGGCTGAGGTCGCCACGGGGAGTCGCGGCCCTGCCCACCATCGTCGGGGGCATCGGCGACGGGGTGGAGACGAACGCCGATCCGGGGCTGCTCCCCAGCCTGCTTCCGCACCTGCCGGGGCTGCGGCTCACCTTCGCCACGCTGCCCACGCGGCCCATCGAGGGCACCTTCAACCTCGCGGCGGACCGGGAGGCGCTCGCCCGGCTGTGGGGTCAGGGGGCCGAAGTCACGTCGACGGGAGTCGGAGCCGTCCCCGACGTGAGCGTGCGGGTGGTGGACGCGAGCGGCGCGAACCTCGGCCCCGGCCTGGAGCGGGCGCTGCGAACGCTGGGGTACGCCCAGGTGACGGTGGAGACGGCCCCCCCCAGCGGCGAGGCGAGCCAGACCTTCACGGGAACGAGCGTGGAGGCGGCGAACGAACTCGCGGGCGCATTGGGGCTGGCGCGGCTGCAAGGTGAGCGCTTCCCGGTCTCGGCGAACGAGGTCGGTATCCTGCTGGGGGCCGACGCCCGCACGAGCCTCGCCGCCCTCGCCGACCTGAGTGGCAGCCGGGGCGCGGGCCTCACCCTGAGCCGCACGCCCAATACGGAGACCCCATGA